A genomic stretch from Canis lupus baileyi chromosome 3, mCanLup2.hap1, whole genome shotgun sequence includes:
- the DDI1 gene encoding protein DDI1 homolog 1 produces the protein MLITVYCVRRDLSEATFSLQVNPDFELHNFRLLCELESGIPVDEIQIIFMERLLTDDRCSLGSYGLRDGDVVVLLQRESAGPRPHGRTSSLLQVDFTRLAVPGTSSSRQQQQQQQRAPSAQQSHGLDSGEKMTPTQGLDSPALIRSMLLSNPHDLSLLKERNPPLAEALLSGNLDTFSHVLMEQQRERALREQERLRLYTADPFDLEAQAKIEEEIRQQNIEENMNIAMEEAPESFGQVAMLYINCKVNGHPLKAFVDSGAQMTIMSQACAERCNIIRLVDRRWAGIAKGVGTQRIIGRVHLAQIQIEGDFLQCSFSILEEQPMDMLLGLDMLRRHQCSIDLKKNVLVIGTTGTQTPFLPEGELPLCAKLVSSAGQQESPDKEGADTIKHSVMDLGWRKH, from the coding sequence ATGCTGATCACCGTGTACTGTGTGCGGAGGGACCTGTCCGAGGCGACCTTCTCCCTCCAGGTCAACCCTGACTTCGAACTGCACAACTTCCGCCTCCTTTGTGAGCTCGAGTCTGGCATCCCTGTGGACGAGATCCAGATCATCTTCATGGAGCGGCTCCTCACCGACGACcgctgctccctgggctcctaCGGCCTCAGAGACGGTGACGTGGTGGTgctgctgcagagggagagcgCGGGGCCGCGGCCGCACGGACGAACATCCAGCCTGCTGCAGGTAGATTTCACCAGGTTAGCCGTGCCGGGCACGTCCAGCTCccgccagcagcagcagcagcagcagcgggccCCGTCAGCGCAGCAGTCCCACGGCCTGGACTCCGGAGAGAAGATGACACCCACACAGGGCCTGGACAGCCCCGCGTTGATCCGGAGCATGCTACTGTCCAACCCCCACGACCTGTCACTGCTCAAGGAGCGCAACCCGCCCCTGGCCGaagccctgctcagcgggaaccTTGACACATTTTCTCATGTCCTCatggagcagcagagagaaagggcCCTGAGAGAGCAGGAGCGGCTGCGCCTCTACACTGCCGACCCATTCGACTTGGAAGCTCAGGccaaaatagaagaagaaatccGGCAGCAGAACATCGAGGAAAATATGAACATAGCGATGGAGGAGGCTCCAGAGAGTTTCGGACAAGTGGCCATGCTCTATATCAACTGCAAAGTGAATGGACATCCTCTGAAGGCCTTCGTGGACTCTGGAGCCCAGATGACTATCATGAGCCAAGCCTGTGCCGAGAGATGTAATATAATACGGCTGGTGGACCGCCGGTGGGCTGGCATTGCCAAAGGGGTGGGCACGCAGAGGATTATTGGCCGAGTCCATCTAGCTCAGATTCAGATTGAAGGTGATTTCCTACAGTGCTCTTTCTCCATCCTGGAGGAGCAGCCCATGGACATGCTTCTGGGGCTGGATATGCTCAGGAGACACCAGTGTTCCATCGACTTGAAGAAGAATGTGCTGGTGATCGGCACCACTGGTACACAGACTCCCTTTCTTCCCGAGGGAGAGTTACCCCTGTGTGCCAAGCTGGTAAGTAGTGCTGGGCAACAAGAATCTCCAGACAAAGAAGGAGCAGATACTATTAAGCATTCAGTCATGGATTTAGGATGGAGAAAACATTGA